One window of Desulfarculus baarsii DSM 2075 genomic DNA carries:
- a CDS encoding methyltransferase domain-containing protein: MDQISQTGRAGVHKRPILRKIVRGKSFVDVGGLWKTLGEMVTTAVEGGASRVAMADIQAPGNEWWVKFEAHCAEKGVSGCEMIHVDICAPEGPSKLGKFDVVHCSGIMYHVPDLFHFLGNLVECANEYLMLGSVVMPDSIENEFGRLDFPEDAAYLAPLLSSSNAKIVSAYLDSINMKAAGLNSPASRGFFVNGRPIFGPWWWLFSGTFMSRLIHLVGMEVVEEGPTPDGRGYIVVARH; the protein is encoded by the coding sequence TGGATCAGATCTCGCAAACCGGACGGGCGGGCGTCCACAAACGCCCGATTCTACGAAAGATCGTAAGAGGCAAATCGTTCGTCGATGTCGGCGGGTTATGGAAAACCCTCGGCGAGATGGTCACCACCGCCGTGGAGGGCGGCGCTTCACGCGTCGCCATGGCGGATATCCAGGCCCCTGGCAATGAGTGGTGGGTGAAGTTCGAAGCCCATTGCGCCGAAAAAGGCGTGAGCGGTTGCGAAATGATCCACGTCGACATCTGCGCGCCCGAAGGGCCGTCCAAGCTCGGCAAATTCGACGTGGTCCATTGCTCCGGCATCATGTACCACGTGCCCGACCTGTTCCATTTTTTGGGCAACCTGGTCGAGTGCGCCAACGAGTATCTGATGCTCGGCAGCGTGGTTATGCCAGATAGCATTGAAAACGAGTTCGGCCGGTTGGATTTTCCCGAAGACGCCGCCTATCTCGCGCCGTTGCTTTCGAGCTCGAACGCAAAGATTGTCTCGGCCTATCTCGATAGCATCAACATGAAGGCCGCTGGCCTCAACTCTCCGGCTTCGAGGGGGTTTTTCGTCAACGGCCGGCCGATTTTCGGCCCCTGGTGGTGGCTGTTCTCCGGCACGTTCATGTCACGGCTGATCCATCTGGTCGGTATGGAGGTTGTCGAGGAAGGCCCGACTCCGGACGGACGGGGTTATATCGTCGTCGCGCGGCATTAA
- a CDS encoding DUF6653 family protein, with amino-acid sequence MDIGRLSERLMGMSEETWRRHANPWSGWTRLASYPLIFLAVWSNVWIGWYCLAPIAALAVWIWLNPRLFPRPKSTKSWMSRGVLGERVWINRWQEPIPPEHEKMANILSAIALAGVAVSVYGFWARDFWAAFMGWNLAVAAKMWFVDRMVWLFEDMKDKNAAYRAWLY; translated from the coding sequence ATGGATATCGGCAGATTATCCGAGCGTCTCATGGGCATGAGTGAAGAAACGTGGCGGCGTCACGCCAACCCGTGGAGCGGCTGGACCAGGCTGGCCAGTTACCCGCTGATCTTTCTGGCCGTGTGGAGCAATGTCTGGATCGGCTGGTATTGTCTGGCCCCCATCGCCGCGCTGGCCGTGTGGATCTGGCTCAACCCGCGCCTGTTTCCCCGGCCCAAATCCACCAAATCGTGGATGTCGCGAGGGGTGCTGGGCGAGCGGGTCTGGATCAACCGCTGGCAAGAGCCCATCCCGCCCGAACACGAAAAAATGGCCAACATCCTCAGCGCCATCGCCCTGGCCGGCGTGGCCGTCAGCGTCTATGGCTTTTGGGCGCGGGATTTCTGGGCGGCGTTCATGGGCTGGAATTTGGCCGTGGCGGCCAAGATGTGGTTTGTCGATCGCATGGTCTGGCTGTTCGAAGACATGAAAGACAAAAACGCCGCCTACCGCGCCTGGCTCTACTAG
- the dacB gene encoding D-alanyl-D-alanine carboxypeptidase/D-alanyl-D-alanine endopeptidase: MKLYRITRPVALALLAAALLTPVGRPAAWGQTPPEALQIMEAAKYKTAQWGLAVAELPSGQLLAGLNEEKWFTPAATTMLFTVAAAMEVMGPDYRFRTPVYSSGQLNFDGVLNGDLILRASGDPTMGGRTNAAGKLEFPMPDHVLADEMPVRLVKIDPLTALNDLARQVAKSGVKRVEGEVLIDERLFEAANQPYKDSPLTPMMINDNLVDVIVTPGEEGQPAKLDWRPRDGQTEIENHVTTGPAGEEPNVELKVSEPGVLMASGTVPAGGPPAVRVFSPPDIGAWARVLFMEALERAGVELAASPDSGNQAELLPEVDSYKNMRKLAEFVSPPLAENCRMILKISHNKHADVLPLLMAAHTGGYSFEQGLAVEGHALREMGLDTSAISLFDGEGGPLGNGVSPRAITDLLRLAVTRPWAERFRGCLPVMGVDGALAMAVNRQSPLRGKAQAKTGASLAWDLLNQRLCLGSKGLAGYLTAKSGRKLAFAIYVNNLPADDLEAVAAVGDDLTRICQALYEAF; this comes from the coding sequence ATGAAGCTGTATCGGATCACGCGCCCCGTGGCGCTGGCGCTGCTGGCGGCGGCGCTCCTGACGCCGGTTGGGCGACCGGCGGCCTGGGGCCAGACGCCGCCCGAGGCGCTGCAAATCATGGAGGCGGCCAAATACAAGACCGCCCAGTGGGGCCTGGCGGTGGCCGAACTGCCAAGCGGCCAGCTTTTGGCCGGGCTCAACGAGGAAAAGTGGTTCACGCCGGCGGCGACGACGATGCTGTTCACGGTGGCGGCGGCCATGGAGGTGATGGGCCCGGACTATCGCTTCCGCACGCCGGTCTACTCCAGCGGCCAGCTCAACTTCGACGGCGTGTTGAATGGCGACTTGATCCTGCGGGCCTCGGGCGACCCGACCATGGGCGGCCGGACCAACGCGGCCGGCAAGCTGGAATTCCCCATGCCCGACCACGTCCTGGCCGACGAAATGCCCGTGCGCCTGGTCAAGATCGATCCGCTCACGGCGCTCAACGATCTGGCCCGCCAGGTGGCCAAAAGCGGCGTCAAGCGCGTCGAGGGCGAGGTGCTCATCGACGAACGCCTCTTCGAGGCCGCCAACCAGCCGTACAAAGACAGCCCCTTGACGCCGATGATGATCAACGACAACCTGGTCGACGTCATCGTCACTCCCGGCGAGGAGGGCCAGCCGGCCAAGCTGGACTGGCGGCCCAGGGACGGCCAGACCGAGATCGAAAACCACGTGACCACCGGCCCAGCCGGCGAGGAGCCCAACGTGGAGCTGAAGGTCTCGGAGCCGGGCGTGCTGATGGCCAGCGGGACCGTGCCCGCCGGCGGCCCGCCGGCCGTGCGCGTCTTCAGCCCGCCCGATATCGGCGCCTGGGCCAGGGTGCTGTTCATGGAGGCCTTGGAGCGGGCCGGCGTGGAACTGGCCGCCTCGCCCGACAGCGGCAATCAGGCCGAGCTGCTGCCCGAGGTCGATTCGTACAAAAACATGCGCAAACTGGCCGAGTTCGTCTCGCCGCCGTTGGCCGAAAACTGTCGCATGATCCTCAAGATCAGCCACAACAAGCACGCCGACGTCCTGCCGCTGTTGATGGCCGCCCACACCGGCGGTTACAGCTTCGAGCAGGGCCTGGCCGTCGAAGGCCACGCCTTGCGTGAAATGGGCCTGGACACCAGCGCCATATCATTGTTTGACGGCGAGGGCGGGCCCCTGGGCAACGGCGTCAGCCCTCGGGCGATCACCGACCTGCTGCGCCTGGCCGTCACGCGGCCCTGGGCCGAGCGCTTCCGCGGGTGCCTGCCGGTGATGGGCGTCGACGGCGCGTTGGCCATGGCCGTGAATCGCCAGAGCCCCCTGCGCGGCAAGGCCCAGGCCAAGACCGGGGCCAGCCTGGCCTGGGATCTGCTCAATCAGCGCCTCTGCCTGGGCTCCAAGGGCCTGGCCGGCTATCTGACGGCCAAAAGCGGGCGCAAGCTGGCCTTCGCCATCTATGTCAACAACCTGCCGGCCGACGACCTAGAGGCCGTGGCGGCCGTGGGCGACGACCTGACGCGCATCTGCCAGGCGCTCTACGAGGCCTTCTGA
- a CDS encoding cupin domain-containing protein, with protein sequence MSAKKLGERIADYRQKQGLSLEQMAQRTGLDQQFLSAVEAHDLYPSLGPLIKIARTLGVRLGTFLDDQTSQDPLIVRLGQRQRQITTHRGEQGPESTVFYSLGLGKVDRHMEPFFVELLPGDEDAQKRSSHEGEEFIVVVEGQVELIYGAERFVLEPGDSMYYNSVVPHHVAAAGGQKAAIYAVLYLPE encoded by the coding sequence ATGAGCGCCAAAAAACTCGGCGAACGCATCGCCGACTATCGCCAGAAACAGGGCCTGAGCCTGGAGCAGATGGCCCAGCGCACCGGCCTGGATCAACAATTCCTGAGCGCCGTGGAGGCCCACGACCTATATCCCTCGCTGGGGCCGCTGATCAAGATCGCCCGCACCCTGGGCGTGCGCCTGGGCACCTTTCTCGACGACCAGACCAGCCAAGACCCGCTGATCGTCCGCCTTGGCCAGCGCCAACGCCAGATCACCACCCATCGCGGCGAGCAAGGCCCCGAGAGCACGGTGTTTTATTCACTGGGCCTGGGCAAGGTCGACCGCCACATGGAGCCGTTTTTCGTCGAGCTTTTGCCCGGCGATGAAGACGCCCAAAAGCGCTCTTCCCACGAGGGCGAGGAGTTCATCGTCGTCGTCGAGGGTCAGGTCGAGCTGATCTACGGGGCCGAGCGCTTCGTGCTCGAACCCGGCGACAGCATGTACTACAACTCGGTGGTGCCCCATCACGTCGCGGCCGCCGGCGGTCAAAAAGCCGCCATCTACGCCGTGCTCTATCTGCCGGAGTAG
- a CDS encoding AMP-binding protein: MADRHIIDKTLGQILEQTAADYPDHDAVVYVDRGFRLTYSQFDAVVDELAKGLMALGVEPGQKVAVWASNVPYWVALQFATAKIGAILLTVNTHYQRAELDYLLKQSETENLVVADRFRDNDFLDIVYELIPELRTQERGHLHSPRFPHLRRVFFLDQEKHRGMYSIPEVLAMSRMVSDERLAAVKAAQKPDDVVNMQYTSGTTGFPKGVMLTHKSIGTNGYWIGKHQNLGPDDRVCLPVPLFHCFGCVLGVMAAVNHGSCMVILEEFDPVMVMSAVEQERCTALYGVPTMFIAALTHRLFDKFDFSSLRTGIMAGSPCPVKTMREVMERMNMREVTICYGLTENSPVMTQTLPDDDVRRRTETVGKAMPGIEVKIVDPESHVELPTGTIGEVCCRGYSVMKGYYNMPEATAQAIDHDGWLHSGDLGVLDADGYLAITGRYKDMIIRGGENIYPLEVEEFIRHIPGVRDVQVVGVPSQKYGEQVGAFIQLAEGADLTAEDVRDLCRGQISRYKIPKYVAMVEAYPLTASGKVQKYKLVEQAAALWPNA, encoded by the coding sequence GTGGCCGATCGACACATCATCGACAAGACCCTGGGCCAGATCCTGGAGCAGACCGCCGCCGACTACCCCGACCACGACGCGGTGGTCTACGTCGACCGCGGCTTTCGCCTGACCTACAGCCAGTTCGACGCCGTGGTCGACGAGTTGGCCAAGGGCCTGATGGCCCTGGGCGTGGAGCCGGGCCAAAAGGTCGCCGTCTGGGCCTCCAACGTGCCATATTGGGTGGCCTTGCAGTTCGCCACGGCCAAGATCGGGGCCATCCTGCTGACGGTCAACACCCACTATCAGCGGGCCGAGCTGGATTATCTGCTCAAGCAGTCCGAGACCGAAAACCTGGTGGTGGCCGACCGCTTCCGCGACAACGACTTTCTCGACATCGTCTACGAGCTCATCCCCGAGCTGCGCACGCAAGAGCGCGGCCACTTGCATAGCCCGCGTTTCCCCCACCTGCGGCGGGTGTTTTTCCTCGACCAAGAAAAGCACCGCGGCATGTACTCCATCCCCGAGGTGCTGGCCATGAGCCGCATGGTCAGCGACGAGCGCCTGGCGGCGGTCAAGGCCGCCCAAAAGCCCGACGACGTGGTCAACATGCAATACACCTCGGGCACCACGGGCTTTCCCAAGGGCGTCATGCTCACCCACAAGAGCATCGGCACAAACGGCTATTGGATCGGCAAGCACCAGAACCTGGGCCCCGACGACCGCGTCTGCCTGCCGGTGCCGCTGTTCCACTGCTTTGGCTGCGTGCTGGGCGTGATGGCGGCGGTCAACCACGGCAGTTGCATGGTCATCCTCGAGGAGTTCGACCCGGTGATGGTCATGTCGGCCGTCGAGCAAGAACGCTGCACGGCCCTCTACGGCGTGCCGACGATGTTCATCGCCGCCCTGACCCACCGGCTGTTCGACAAGTTCGATTTTTCCAGCCTGCGCACCGGGATCATGGCCGGCAGCCCCTGCCCGGTCAAGACCATGCGCGAGGTCATGGAGCGCATGAACATGCGCGAGGTGACCATCTGCTACGGCCTGACCGAGAACTCGCCGGTGATGACCCAGACCCTGCCCGACGACGACGTGCGCCGCCGCACCGAGACCGTGGGCAAGGCCATGCCCGGCATCGAGGTCAAGATCGTCGACCCCGAGAGCCACGTCGAACTGCCCACGGGAACCATCGGCGAGGTCTGCTGTCGGGGCTACAGCGTAATGAAGGGCTATTACAACATGCCCGAGGCCACCGCCCAGGCCATCGACCACGACGGCTGGCTGCACAGCGGCGACCTGGGCGTCCTGGACGCCGATGGCTACCTGGCCATCACCGGCCGCTACAAGGACATGATCATCCGTGGCGGCGAGAACATCTATCCCCTGGAGGTGGAGGAGTTCATCCGCCACATCCCCGGCGTGCGCGACGTGCAGGTGGTGGGCGTGCCCAGCCAGAAATACGGCGAGCAGGTGGGGGCCTTCATCCAGCTCGCCGAGGGGGCCGACCTGACCGCCGAGGACGTGCGCGACCTCTGCCGTGGCCAGATCTCGCGCTACAAGATCCCCAAATACGTGGCCATGGTCGAGGCCTATCCGCTGACGGCCAGTGGCAAGGTGCAAAAGTACAAACTGGTGGAGCAAGCCGCGGCGCTGTGGCCCAACGCCTGA
- a CDS encoding hybrid sensor histidine kinase/response regulator, translated as MPEAKKTSRPGGDGQAPDDPRRELADLRRRLAELEQSEAALRMIVEASLNGVIVFQDGKAQFVNQAISRFSGYAPEELLGRPIFDLLHPEDRDLIVERHLTRLRGGDAPQNYQLRFIHKDGDLRWLTVAGVRVEWLGRPAVLCFFGDITDERFLQEELRRGAQELRNILDASPTAMFVIDRAHRITHWNRACEALTDFSADEVIRSQRHAEVFYGKDRPLLADLIVDGAPLAEMRRVYGPSVEPSPLIRGAFQAEGHFSSLGGAPTWLYFLAAPLKDADGQVVGAIETLFDVSQDKRAQKALRESELRYRALFEASSDAIFIFDGDALVDCNPAAEELLGFERQRMIGKPAWDASPDEQPDGRPSPEVARRMLALARRGQPQFFHWVSVKEGGQPVQLEMTLKSLDIPGRDLVLALARDVTERTKAEEEKRLLEEQLRQSQKMEALGTLAGGIAHDFNNILGAVMGYGELALSRAARGRDCAGEISQVLYAADRAKSLVRQILTFSRKVESRPRPMDLNSDVKRCVELLRNLIPKMIHIELDLAPDLALVSADSNQIEQVLINLGVNAADAMPGGGRLAIATRNLDVDQDFCQGRPDLSPGPYVLLEVTDSGQGMDQQTLDHIFDPFFTTKEVGHGTGLGLSTAYGIVKGHGGRIACRSAPGQGATFRVYLPALPEAAAALDPAQPAAPRRDLGGHETILVVDDEERLLGVARRGLEREGYMVITALNGEEALTVFEPMAGRIDLVVLDVGMPGMGGRRCLQRMRELKPDVKVLVASGYPPEGVLGQALEQKPDGFLPKPYQLDELLGVIRDVLDGTAPSLD; from the coding sequence ATGCCGGAGGCGAAAAAAACATCGCGGCCAGGCGGCGACGGTCAGGCCCCGGACGATCCGCGCCGGGAGTTGGCCGATCTGCGCCGGCGGCTGGCCGAGTTGGAGCAAAGCGAGGCGGCCCTGCGCATGATCGTCGAGGCCTCGCTCAACGGCGTCATCGTTTTCCAGGACGGCAAGGCCCAGTTCGTCAACCAGGCCATCAGCCGCTTTTCGGGCTACGCGCCCGAGGAACTGCTGGGCCGGCCCATCTTCGACCTGCTGCACCCCGAAGACCGCGACCTCATCGTCGAGCGGCACCTGACCCGCCTGCGCGGCGGCGACGCGCCGCAGAACTATCAGTTGCGTTTTATCCACAAAGACGGCGACCTGCGCTGGCTGACCGTGGCCGGCGTGCGCGTGGAGTGGCTGGGCCGGCCGGCGGTGCTGTGCTTTTTCGGCGACATCACCGATGAGCGCTTTTTGCAGGAAGAGCTGCGGCGCGGCGCGCAAGAGCTGCGCAATATCCTCGACGCCAGCCCCACGGCCATGTTCGTCATCGACCGCGCCCACCGCATCACCCATTGGAACCGGGCCTGCGAGGCCCTCACCGACTTTTCGGCCGACGAGGTCATCCGCTCCCAGCGCCACGCCGAGGTCTTTTATGGCAAGGACCGGCCGCTGCTGGCCGACCTGATCGTCGACGGCGCGCCCCTGGCCGAGATGCGCCGCGTCTACGGCCCCAGCGTGGAGCCTTCGCCGTTGATCCGGGGGGCCTTTCAGGCCGAGGGCCATTTCTCCTCGCTGGGCGGCGCGCCCACGTGGCTCTATTTTCTGGCCGCCCCGCTCAAGGACGCCGACGGCCAGGTGGTGGGGGCCATCGAGACGCTTTTCGACGTCAGCCAGGACAAACGCGCCCAAAAGGCCCTGCGCGAGAGCGAACTGCGCTACCGGGCCCTGTTCGAGGCCTCCAGCGACGCCATCTTCATCTTTGATGGCGACGCGTTGGTGGACTGCAACCCCGCCGCCGAGGAACTGCTGGGCTTCGAGCGCCAGCGCATGATCGGCAAGCCCGCCTGGGACGCCTCCCCCGACGAGCAGCCCGACGGCCGGCCTTCGCCGGAAGTGGCCCGGCGGATGCTGGCCCTGGCCCGGCGCGGCCAACCCCAGTTTTTTCACTGGGTCAGCGTCAAGGAGGGCGGCCAGCCCGTGCAACTGGAAATGACCCTCAAGAGCTTGGATATCCCCGGCCGCGACCTGGTGCTGGCCCTGGCTCGCGACGTCACCGAACGCACAAAGGCCGAGGAGGAAAAACGCCTGCTGGAGGAACAACTGCGCCAGTCGCAAAAAATGGAGGCCCTGGGCACGTTGGCCGGCGGCATCGCCCACGATTTCAACAATATACTCGGGGCGGTGATGGGCTATGGCGAGCTGGCCCTCAGCCGGGCCGCCCGCGGGCGTGACTGCGCCGGCGAGATATCCCAGGTGCTCTACGCCGCCGATCGGGCCAAATCCCTGGTGCGCCAGATCCTCACCTTCAGTCGCAAGGTCGAAAGCCGGCCCCGCCCCATGGACCTAAACAGCGACGTCAAGCGCTGCGTGGAGCTGCTGCGCAACCTCATCCCCAAGATGATCCACATCGAGCTGGACCTGGCCCCTGACCTGGCCCTGGTCAGCGCCGACTCCAACCAGATCGAGCAAGTGCTCATCAACCTGGGCGTCAACGCCGCCGACGCCATGCCCGGCGGCGGCCGCCTGGCCATCGCCACCCGCAACCTGGATGTGGATCAGGATTTTTGCCAGGGCCGGCCCGATCTCAGCCCCGGGCCCTACGTGCTTTTGGAAGTGACCGACAGCGGCCAGGGCATGGACCAACAGACCCTGGACCACATCTTCGACCCGTTTTTCACCACCAAGGAAGTGGGCCACGGCACGGGCCTGGGCCTTTCGACGGCCTATGGCATCGTCAAGGGCCACGGCGGGCGCATCGCTTGCCGTAGCGCGCCCGGCCAGGGCGCGACGTTTCGCGTCTATCTGCCGGCCCTGCCCGAGGCGGCCGCCGCCCTAGACCCGGCCCAGCCCGCCGCGCCCCGCCGCGATCTGGGCGGCCACGAGACGATTTTGGTCGTCGACGACGAGGAGCGCCTGCTGGGCGTGGCCCGGCGCGGCCTGGAGCGCGAGGGCTACATGGTCATCACCGCCCTCAACGGCGAGGAGGCCCTGACCGTCTTCGAGCCCATGGCCGGGCGCATCGACCTGGTGGTGCTGGACGTGGGCATGCCGGGCATGGGCGGGCGGCGCTGCTTGCAGCGCATGCGCGAGCTAAAGCCCGACGTGAAGGTGTTGGTGGCCAGCGGATACCCGCCCGAGGGCGTGCTGGGCCAGGCCCTGGAACAAAAGCCCGACGGTTTTTTGCCCAAGCCCTACCAGCTCGACGAGCTGCTGGGCGTCATCCGCGACGTCCTCGACGGCACCGCCCCCAGCCTGGACTGA
- a CDS encoding SH3 domain-containing protein has protein sequence MAALAVWCAFSVLCWPPAALARPPHQPDGDQGRPDGAHYYKPGDQGRPDGPKYYKPGDQGRPDKPARHHPPGPGYNQRVDHLPKGYHPVKAGRDHYYYYGGRYYRPHNHGYVVVRPPVGVWVPSLPPGYVSVVIGAMTYFAFMGVFYERTPTGYVVVAPPAPATIAPPTVGGAVFGTVTVMAPSLNVRGGPSHNQVVILVLNQGEVLSVVGSVPGWLYVVLPNGQYGWVDQNYTTPIVPAAQPAAG, from the coding sequence ATGGCGGCGCTGGCGGTGTGGTGCGCTTTTTCGGTTTTGTGTTGGCCGCCGGCGGCTCTGGCCCGCCCACCGCACCAGCCAGACGGCGACCAGGGCCGGCCCGATGGGGCCCACTACTACAAGCCCGGCGATCAAGGCCGACCCGACGGCCCCAAATATTACAAGCCCGGCGATCAGGGCCGGCCCGACAAGCCGGCGCGCCACCACCCACCGGGGCCGGGCTACAACCAGCGGGTCGATCACCTGCCCAAGGGCTACCACCCCGTCAAGGCGGGCCGCGACCACTACTATTATTATGGCGGCCGCTATTATCGGCCCCACAACCATGGCTACGTGGTGGTCCGGCCGCCGGTGGGCGTGTGGGTGCCTTCGCTGCCGCCGGGCTACGTCAGCGTGGTCATCGGAGCGATGACCTACTTCGCCTTCATGGGCGTGTTTTACGAGCGCACGCCCACCGGCTACGTGGTGGTGGCCCCGCCGGCCCCGGCGACCATCGCTCCGCCCACCGTGGGCGGCGCGGTGTTCGGCACGGTCACGGTGATGGCGCCCTCGCTCAACGTGCGCGGCGGGCCCAGCCACAACCAGGTGGTGATCCTGGTGCTGAACCAGGGCGAGGTGCTGTCGGTGGTGGGCAGCGTGCCGGGCTGGCTCTACGTCGTGCTGCCCAACGGGCAATATGGCTGGGTTGACCAGAACTACACCACGCCCATCGTCCCGGCGGCCCAACCGGCGGCCGGCTGA
- a CDS encoding RNA polymerase sigma factor has translation MRGSAHEIGQLTEATAHSHGPNDWEIVERVVAGQTRWFETLIERHKGLVARIVGAKVPHEDAPEVAHKVFITAFESLAGYRPVAPFENWLATLAVRACCDYWRQRQRQREIPQAALSEEQLAWLEAAAAQDAGARSMAGFEAHDLLDWALGRLSPQDRMALTLLHIEGRSVAEAAELMGCSGANVKVRAFRARKRLRDVIAGEIDHRGV, from the coding sequence GTGCGCGGAAGCGCCCACGAGATCGGCCAGTTGACAGAAGCAACCGCGCACAGCCACGGCCCGAACGACTGGGAAATAGTCGAACGCGTCGTCGCGGGCCAGACCCGATGGTTCGAAACGCTGATCGAGCGGCACAAGGGCCTGGTGGCCCGCATCGTCGGCGCCAAGGTGCCCCACGAAGACGCGCCCGAGGTGGCGCACAAGGTGTTCATCACCGCCTTCGAGTCGTTGGCCGGCTATCGGCCGGTGGCGCCATTTGAAAACTGGCTGGCCACGCTGGCCGTGCGCGCCTGTTGCGATTATTGGCGCCAACGCCAACGCCAACGCGAAATACCCCAGGCCGCGCTCTCCGAGGAGCAACTGGCCTGGTTGGAGGCCGCCGCGGCCCAGGACGCTGGGGCGCGGTCCATGGCCGGCTTCGAGGCCCACGACCTTTTGGATTGGGCGCTGGGGCGGCTTTCACCCCAGGATCGCATGGCGCTCACGCTGCTGCACATCGAGGGGCGTTCGGTGGCCGAGGCCGCCGAGCTGATGGGCTGTAGCGGAGCCAACGTCAAGGTGCGGGCGTTTCGGGCGCGCAAGAGGCTGCGCGACGTCATCGCCGGCGAAATCGACCACCGGGGAGTGTGA
- a CDS encoding acyltransferase encodes MLHRLPGWLKGSLAFVLMILHTLAHVVVLTLAAFAKLVVPWRPWRKVCDRVLNTIATSWIGCNNFILRLFNKIEWEVSGLEGLDRRQWYLVLANHQSWTDILVLQRVFNRKVPFLKFFLKKELIWVPVMGFAWWALDFPFMKRYSKAKLAKKPHLAGRDVAITAKACQKFKHIPISVMNFVEGTRFSRGKHQAQESPYAHLLRPKAAGIAVVLSSMGHCLNHMLDVTIAYPKGAKGMWALLCGKVQEVRVRVEAMPITKEQLGDYFNDLEYRQRFQDWLNELWREKDRRLGQMLAKNN; translated from the coding sequence ATGCTCCACCGACTGCCCGGATGGCTAAAGGGATCTCTGGCGTTCGTGCTGATGATTCTGCACACCCTGGCCCACGTCGTCGTGTTGACCCTCGCCGCCTTCGCCAAGCTCGTCGTGCCTTGGCGGCCCTGGCGCAAGGTCTGCGACCGGGTTCTCAACACCATCGCCACCAGTTGGATCGGCTGTAACAACTTCATTTTGCGCCTGTTCAACAAGATAGAGTGGGAGGTGAGCGGGTTGGAGGGCCTGGACCGCCGTCAGTGGTACCTGGTGCTGGCCAACCACCAGAGCTGGACCGACATTCTGGTGCTGCAACGGGTGTTCAACCGCAAGGTGCCGTTTTTGAAGTTCTTTTTAAAGAAGGAACTGATCTGGGTGCCGGTCATGGGCTTTGCCTGGTGGGCCCTGGATTTCCCCTTCATGAAGCGTTATTCCAAGGCCAAGCTGGCCAAGAAGCCCCACTTGGCCGGCCGCGACGTGGCCATCACGGCCAAGGCCTGTCAGAAATTCAAGCACATCCCCATCTCGGTGATGAACTTTGTCGAGGGCACGCGCTTTTCGCGCGGCAAGCACCAGGCCCAGGAGTCGCCCTACGCCCACCTGCTGCGGCCCAAGGCGGCGGGCATCGCCGTGGTGCTTTCGTCCATGGGCCACTGTCTCAATCACATGCTCGACGTGACCATCGCCTACCCCAAGGGCGCCAAGGGCATGTGGGCCCTTTTGTGCGGCAAGGTCCAGGAGGTGCGCGTGCGCGTGGAGGCCATGCCCATCACCAAGGAGCAGTTGGGCGACTACTTCAACGATCTGGAATACCGTCAACGCTTCCAGGACTGGCTCAACGAGTTGTGGCGGGAAAAAGACCGCCGCCTGGGCCAGATGCTGGCCAAAAACAACTAG